A DNA window from Bradyrhizobium barranii subsp. barranii contains the following coding sequences:
- a CDS encoding cytochrome c oxidase subunit 3 family protein, with the protein MSAADCEQQGTGWGILEDLPGDPMIWVLIFSELVAFGLFLGAFVVARAIHPVVFAAGQAALNANLAGLNTIVLVTSGWAAARATRSARASEKRASRRWLLIAMALGGFFIAIKLAEYAEEIGRGVGLETSPFFTLYFLLTGFHLLHVGLGIILLAVVCRRAEISGVETGAAFWHMVDLVWIVMFPILYLVR; encoded by the coding sequence ATGTCTGCGGCCGATTGCGAACAACAGGGAACCGGCTGGGGAATCTTGGAAGATCTCCCCGGCGATCCCATGATCTGGGTGCTGATCTTCAGCGAGCTCGTCGCCTTCGGCCTGTTCCTCGGCGCCTTCGTCGTTGCCCGGGCGATCCATCCCGTTGTGTTCGCGGCGGGGCAGGCGGCGCTCAACGCGAATCTCGCCGGCCTCAACACAATCGTGCTGGTGACCAGCGGCTGGGCCGCGGCGAGGGCGACCAGATCTGCGCGCGCCAGTGAAAAGCGGGCATCGCGCCGCTGGCTACTGATTGCCATGGCGCTCGGCGGCTTCTTCATCGCCATCAAGCTCGCCGAATATGCCGAGGAGATCGGTCGCGGCGTTGGCCTCGAGACCAGCCCGTTCTTCACGCTCTACTTCCTCCTGACCGGCTTCCATCTCCTGCATGTCGGCCTCGGCATCATCCTCCTTGCCGTGGTCTGCCGCCGCGCCGAGATCTCGGGCGTCGAGACCGGCGCCGCCTTCTGGCACATGGTCGATCTGGTCTGGATCGTCATGTTCCCGATCCTCTATCTGGTGCGCTGA
- a CDS encoding cytochrome C oxidase subunit IV family protein encodes MPGRLDITWLVLIGLALATILLPPLMPRPLLANALLLVLAAIKGRRIALDFMDLRAAPALWRGLVSAWIVIVVLVAWLASAVIALI; translated from the coding sequence ATGCCCGGCCGTCTCGATATCACCTGGCTCGTGCTGATCGGCCTCGCGCTCGCGACGATCCTGCTTCCGCCGCTGATGCCGCGTCCGCTGCTCGCCAACGCACTTCTCCTGGTCCTTGCCGCCATCAAGGGCCGCCGCATTGCGCTTGATTTCATGGATCTCCGCGCGGCGCCGGCGCTCTGGCGCGGTCTGGTGAGCGCATGGATCGTCATCGTGGTGCTGGTTGCCTGGCTCGCCTCCGCCGTCATCGCATTGATCTGA
- a CDS encoding c-type cytochrome, giving the protein MAERLTKSAARNVFYGGSAFFFAIFIGLTAHSHYYMATTSTDATTLTSSVARGKHVWERNSCINCHTLLGEGAYFAPEVGNVWDRWGGNEDPAVARETLKAWMQSQPSGAEGRRQMPQFNLTDQELNDLADFLQWTSKIKRQEWPPNKAG; this is encoded by the coding sequence ATGGCTGAACGCCTGACCAAGTCGGCGGCTCGAAACGTCTTCTACGGCGGCTCGGCCTTCTTCTTCGCCATCTTCATCGGGCTGACGGCGCACAGCCACTATTACATGGCCACGACCTCGACAGACGCGACGACGCTGACATCGTCGGTCGCGCGCGGCAAGCATGTCTGGGAGAGGAACTCCTGCATCAACTGCCACACCTTGCTGGGCGAGGGCGCCTATTTCGCCCCCGAAGTCGGCAATGTCTGGGATCGCTGGGGCGGCAATGAGGATCCGGCCGTTGCGCGCGAGACGTTGAAGGCCTGGATGCAATCGCAGCCCTCGGGCGCGGAGGGCCGGCGCCAGATGCCGCAGTTCAACCTCACCGACCAGGAGCTGAACGATCTCGCCGACTTCCTGCAATGGACCAGCAAGATCAAGCGCCAGGAGTGGCCGCCGAACAAGGCCGGCTGA
- a CDS encoding cbb3-type cytochrome c oxidase subunit I, producing MKYQTQKVAMLYFYGALTLFLAQVLFGLLAGTIYVLPNTLSVLLPFNIVRMIHTNALIVWSLIGFMGATYFLLPEETETELYSPLLAKIQFWMFFGAAGVAVVGYLFHYHEGREFLEQPFIIKVGIVVVCLMFLFNVTMTALRGRKTTVTNILLFGLWGVAIFFLFAFYNPANLAVDKMYWWYVVHLWVEGVWELIMASVLAYLMIKLNGIDREVVEKWLYVIIGLALFSGILGTGHHFYWIGAPGYWQWIGSLFSTLEVAPFFTMVIFTVQMTWKAGRKHPNRAALLWSVGCSVMAFLGAGVWGFLHTLSSVNYYTHGTQVTAAHGHLAFFGAYVMLNLSVMAYAIPQIKGRAPYNQWLSMTSFWIMCTAMMTMTFALTFAGVIQVHLQRVLGQSYMDVQDQLAFFYWVRLGSGVFVAISALMFVWAVLVPGREKQATIPGVLQPAE from the coding sequence ATGAAATATCAGACCCAGAAAGTCGCGATGCTGTATTTCTACGGCGCGCTGACGCTGTTCCTGGCGCAGGTCCTGTTTGGCCTGCTTGCTGGAACCATCTACGTCCTGCCCAACACGCTGTCGGTGCTGCTGCCGTTCAACATCGTCAGGATGATTCATACCAACGCGCTGATCGTGTGGTCGCTGATCGGCTTCATGGGCGCGACCTACTTCCTGCTGCCTGAGGAAACCGAGACCGAGCTTTACAGCCCGCTGCTCGCAAAGATCCAGTTCTGGATGTTCTTCGGCGCAGCCGGCGTGGCCGTGGTCGGCTATCTCTTCCACTACCACGAAGGCCGCGAATTCCTCGAGCAGCCCTTCATCATCAAGGTCGGCATCGTGGTCGTCTGCCTGATGTTCCTGTTCAACGTGACGATGACGGCGCTTAGGGGTCGCAAGACGACGGTCACCAACATTCTGTTGTTCGGCCTGTGGGGTGTTGCGATCTTCTTCCTGTTCGCCTTCTACAATCCGGCCAATCTCGCGGTCGACAAGATGTACTGGTGGTACGTCGTTCATCTCTGGGTCGAGGGCGTCTGGGAGCTGATTATGGCGTCCGTGCTCGCCTATCTGATGATCAAGCTCAACGGCATCGACCGCGAGGTGGTTGAGAAGTGGCTCTACGTCATCATCGGTCTTGCGCTGTTCTCAGGGATTCTCGGCACCGGCCACCACTTCTACTGGATCGGCGCGCCAGGCTACTGGCAGTGGATCGGCTCGCTGTTCTCCACGCTGGAGGTCGCGCCCTTCTTCACCATGGTGATCTTCACGGTGCAGATGACCTGGAAGGCCGGCCGCAAGCATCCGAACCGCGCCGCGCTGCTGTGGTCGGTTGGCTGCTCGGTGATGGCGTTCCTCGGCGCCGGTGTCTGGGGCTTCCTGCACACGCTGTCCTCAGTGAACTACTACACCCACGGCACGCAGGTCACCGCCGCACATGGCCATCTCGCCTTCTTCGGCGCCTATGTGATGCTGAACCTGTCGGTGATGGCTTATGCGATCCCGCAGATCAAGGGACGTGCGCCCTATAACCAGTGGCTCAGCATGACCAGCTTCTGGATCATGTGCACGGCGATGATGACCATGACTTTCGCGTTGACCTTTGCCGGCGTGATTCAGGTCCATCTCCAGCGCGTACTTGGCCAGAGTTACATGGACGTGCAGGACCAGCTTGCCTTCTTCTACTGGGTGCGGCTCGGCTCCGGCGTGTTCGTCGCGATCTCGGCATTGATGTTCGTCTGGGCGGTACTGGTGCCCGGTCGCGAGAAGCAGGCGACTATCCCAGGCGTGCTGCAACCGGCCGAATGA
- a CDS encoding CbbQ/NirQ/NorQ/GpvN family protein, with translation MKAALHTLALPAPAAELPAYFASGNECALFEHAWRHQLPVLLKGPTGCGKTRFVAHMAARLGLPLHTVACHDDLTAADLTGRYLLRGGDTVWTDGPLTRAVREGGICYLDEVVEARKDVTVVLHPLTDDRRILPLERTGEELVAPKSFMLVVSYNPGYQTLLKALKPSTRQRFVAIEFGFLPPEQEIAVVAAESGLAPDYVRPLVLLAGRLRALKGHDLEEGVSTRLVVYCATLIAAGASITDAVLAGMIEPLTDDADVKAALLDVARAVIS, from the coding sequence ATGAAAGCAGCACTTCACACCCTGGCGCTGCCCGCGCCTGCAGCCGAGCTACCGGCCTATTTCGCAAGCGGCAACGAATGCGCGCTGTTCGAGCACGCCTGGCGGCATCAGCTCCCGGTCCTGCTGAAGGGACCGACCGGCTGCGGCAAAACGCGCTTCGTCGCCCACATGGCGGCACGGCTGGGATTGCCGCTTCACACCGTCGCCTGCCACGACGATCTCACCGCAGCCGATCTCACCGGCCGCTATCTGCTGAGGGGCGGCGACACCGTGTGGACCGACGGTCCGCTGACGCGCGCGGTGCGCGAGGGCGGCATCTGCTATCTCGACGAAGTCGTGGAGGCGCGCAAGGACGTCACGGTGGTGCTGCATCCGCTCACCGACGACCGCCGCATCCTGCCGCTGGAGCGCACCGGCGAGGAGCTGGTCGCGCCGAAGAGCTTCATGCTCGTGGTCTCCTACAATCCCGGTTACCAGACGCTGCTGAAGGCATTGAAGCCGTCGACGCGCCAACGATTCGTCGCCATCGAGTTCGGCTTCCTGCCGCCGGAGCAGGAGATCGCGGTGGTGGCGGCCGAGAGCGGGCTCGCGCCCGACTATGTGCGGCCGCTGGTCCTGCTGGCCGGCCGACTGCGCGCGCTGAAGGGACACGACCTGGAGGAGGGCGTTTCGACCCGTCTCGTCGTCTATTGCGCCACCCTGATTGCGGCCGGAGCCTCAATTACGGATGCGGTGCTGGCCGGCATGATCGAACCGCTCACCGATGACGCAGACGTCAAGGCGGCTCTGCTCGACGTCGCACGCGCCGTGATCTCCTGA